A genomic stretch from Chroococcidiopsis sp. SAG 2025 includes:
- a CDS encoding class I SAM-dependent methyltransferase, producing MSQLILKLTGLPRTMLLTLRGRAEEQARSVPLFQDELAVEWRKFLPWDDQLERFYSQFAQIAWAVRAYQFDVVANKHIASVQNPLVVELGAGLSTRYHRVRQEQLHWIELDLPEVTNLRRQLDIETEQHQFMSSSVMDFAWMDALPSKPPESILFIAEGLLVYFEANQVQQLVNQMRQRFPSATLLMDVVGELSKPIANQMAQQGWPLQWYVKGEREVAEMGLSLVNVWSLYQLCPERWPFLLRSQSWIPDIRNGCLILETKLEPFGQYIEPRSLNG from the coding sequence ATGTCGCAACTCATATTGAAATTAACTGGCCTACCACGTACCATGCTGTTAACTCTCCGAGGACGGGCAGAGGAACAGGCACGTTCAGTTCCTTTGTTCCAAGACGAACTAGCTGTAGAGTGGCGTAAATTCCTACCTTGGGACGACCAACTGGAGAGATTCTATAGCCAGTTTGCTCAAATTGCTTGGGCTGTGAGAGCCTACCAATTTGACGTAGTAGCAAACAAGCACATTGCTAGCGTTCAAAATCCCCTAGTTGTCGAGTTAGGTGCAGGGCTGTCCACTCGTTACCATCGCGTTAGGCAAGAACAACTACACTGGATTGAGCTTGACTTACCTGAAGTTACTAACTTGCGTCGGCAGTTGGATATCGAGACAGAGCAGCATCAGTTTATGAGTAGTTCGGTAATGGATTTTGCCTGGATGGATGCTTTACCTTCAAAACCACCTGAGAGTATTTTATTCATTGCTGAAGGTCTACTGGTGTATTTTGAAGCCAACCAAGTGCAGCAGTTAGTTAACCAAATGCGTCAGCGATTTCCTAGTGCGACTTTGCTGATGGATGTAGTAGGTGAATTAAGCAAGCCTATTGCAAATCAGATGGCTCAGCAAGGATGGCCACTACAATGGTATGTCAAGGGAGAACGAGAGGTAGCAGAAATGGGGCTGTCACTCGTCAACGTTTGGTCTTTATATCAATTGTGTCCTGAACGCTGGCCCTTTTTGCTGCGATCGCAATCCTGGATACCCGATATCCGCAATGGCTGTTTGATTTTAGAAACCAAGCTTGAGCCATTTGGTCAATACATTGAGCCAAGGAGTCTTAACGGGTAA
- a CDS encoding T3SS effector HopA1 family protein — protein sequence MQLLDSLQAQLSPKATGRLLDVLKDIVHKIEIKSDFSIRHPDYKPLELPAEAVTRFEKIPEQMQQKYLSLQLRNFLYGVYYNGSMKTALALGGERNGLPLNLENNTVLGVDVGFYERLHESNCGEGYFDSGWSVLREETDGSLAVTKEGLRLHIQQDKHLQPFQQTAALGDSVAIRMPKNQVQNGFYIAVSNVGFSRLEDANSHSVMVRIYFNLTPDGAVVVMGSLTQLLNEMMFPFCFKVLYNSKDYQRYDSGVLYFDKRNYDVVREGLQIVYQDESHFKPDIPLFTKQLAPGLGLAEEPDQKFAQQESFGMNRCQIVANGLLEAWLQGDNSPEGRTKAIFGQFSRLGIDLHRPYLNTDSKDIYTPLT from the coding sequence ATGCAATTACTTGATTCTCTACAAGCTCAGTTATCCCCCAAAGCAACTGGTCGACTACTGGATGTTTTGAAAGATATTGTTCACAAGATTGAAATTAAGTCTGACTTCTCGATTAGGCATCCAGATTACAAACCGTTAGAACTACCTGCTGAGGCGGTTACTAGGTTTGAAAAGATACCGGAACAGATGCAGCAGAAGTATTTGAGCCTGCAACTGCGTAATTTCCTTTACGGGGTCTATTACAACGGTTCAATGAAAACTGCTCTAGCTCTGGGTGGGGAGAGGAATGGTCTGCCACTGAATTTGGAGAATAATACTGTCCTGGGAGTAGATGTGGGGTTTTATGAGCGATTGCATGAAAGTAATTGTGGAGAGGGCTACTTTGACTCCGGTTGGTCTGTTCTGAGAGAGGAAACAGATGGAAGTTTAGCTGTGACTAAAGAAGGGTTGAGGCTACATATTCAGCAGGATAAGCATCTGCAACCATTCCAACAGACGGCTGCGCTGGGCGATTCAGTGGCTATCCGAATGCCCAAGAATCAGGTGCAGAATGGCTTTTATATAGCGGTTAGTAATGTAGGTTTCAGTCGTCTTGAGGATGCAAACAGTCATTCGGTAATGGTACGAATCTATTTCAATTTAACTCCTGATGGTGCTGTGGTGGTAATGGGTAGCCTGACGCAGCTACTGAATGAGATGATGTTTCCTTTTTGTTTCAAAGTTTTGTACAACTCAAAGGATTATCAGCGCTACGATTCTGGAGTTTTGTATTTTGACAAGAGGAATTATGATGTGGTTAGGGAAGGTTTGCAGATTGTGTATCAAGATGAATCGCATTTTAAGCCAGATATTCCCCTATTTACTAAGCAACTAGCACCAGGCTTGGGATTAGCTGAGGAACCAGACCAAAAGTTTGCCCAACAGGAAAGTTTTGGGATGAATCGCTGCCAGATTGTAGCGAATGGGTTGCTGGAAGCTTGGCTGCAAGGGGATAACTCTCCAGAAGGACGAACGAAGGCTATTTTTGGTCAATTTTCTCGTTTAGGAATTGACTTGCACCGTCCTTATCTGAATACTGATTCCAAAGACATTTACACACCGTTGACTTAA
- a CDS encoding IS1 family transposase, giving the protein MEVEIRRVEEEAPEGIEEAQLDEMWSYVGNKTNQRWLWHAIDRQTGQVLAYTFGQRKDEVFLQLKKLLEPFGIKNYCTDGWRAYERHLPTERHQVGKRKTQRIERKHLSLRTRIKRLTRKTICFSRSEEMHDIVIGLFINRYEFGLNI; this is encoded by the coding sequence GTGGAGGTAGAAATCCGACGGGTTGAAGAAGAAGCCCCGGAAGGGATTGAAGAAGCCCAATTAGATGAGATGTGGAGTTATGTCGGTAATAAAACTAATCAGAGGTGGTTGTGGCATGCCATTGACCGTCAAACCGGCCAAGTTCTTGCTTACACTTTTGGACAACGTAAAGACGAAGTCTTTCTTCAGCTCAAAAAGTTATTAGAGCCGTTTGGAATTAAGAATTACTGTACGGATGGTTGGAGAGCTTACGAACGTCATTTACCGACAGAGAGACATCAGGTTGGCAAGAGAAAAACTCAAAGAATTGAACGGAAACATCTAAGCTTAAGAACAAGAATTAAACGACTGACTCGAAAGACAATTTGCTTCTCCAGGTCTGAGGAAATGCATGACATAGTTATTGGTTTATTTATTAATCGGTATGAATTTGGCTTAAATATTTAA
- a CDS encoding IS1-like element transposase — MLDTQQAGRKREVKQKIVDMALNGSGIRDTARVLHVSPATVIRELKKSRHNLNK; from the coding sequence ATGCTTGACACCCAACAAGCAGGGCGAAAACGGGAAGTGAAGCAGAAAATTGTAGATATGGCTTTGAATGGAAGCGGTATTCGAGACACGGCGCGAGTATTGCATGTGAGTCCAGCAACAGTGATTAGGGAATTAAAAAAAAGTCGCCACAACTTGAACAAGTAA